Genomic DNA from Chiloscyllium plagiosum isolate BGI_BamShark_2017 chromosome 9, ASM401019v2, whole genome shotgun sequence:
GATCCTTACAAAGACATTTTTGTGGTTCGGGAGAACGGAACAACGTGTCTGATGGCAGAATTTGCAGCAAAATTTAACATCGCCTACGACGCAAGGGCTAGTAACTATGTAGATGTAAGACAACGTTTACACATAGCTCCCTCCTTGAGATTAACACgcgaaaaaaaaacccttcaacttTTGCGGTCAAAaccaaattgttttaaaatctgtTGTATCTCTAACTGATTTAGTTCACCTTTTGCAACGAATTACTCGGCGCACACACACGCCCACAACTTTTTGATCTTTTTGGCCCTAGCTCATTACAGAACAAGCTGACATCTCGATTCCACGTGGAGCAGGCGTGAGGGGAAAATGCGGAAATAACGAATCTGAGCTGCAGATTTCTTGGCTGGACGACATCTACAGTTTTAAGCTCTTTTTTGTGAAGGTAAACtcaacctccccccaccccctccggCGCGCTGGGAGGGATTAAAAAATCGAATatctaaaacaacaaaaaaaaattgcctgaGACGCTTAGTGGGTCTCCTCTGTCTCTGTAAGCAGCAAAGTTGTATCTGAAGCTGGGGAGAGATATCCAATGTGAAGTTTGTCCACACGAAGAGAGAAAAAGCAgagaatctgtgtgtgtgtgagagagggaaagagacagTGTTATTGTTTAAGGGTCCGTAACCTTTCATCAAAAATGGGAGGTGAATTAGTTTTGACCGAGAGACAAGGACAAAAGTAGAGTTTGCATAAATGCTACCCCTTCCAGACTTCAcgattctgatgaagaatcgtgTAACCTCGGAAACTTTAGCTTGCTTGTCTCTCTCCATGGACACtgcctgtgatctccagcattttttatttgcAGTTCTGACGGGACAGACTGGGTGACAGAAAAGAttttagagtgatgctggaaaagcacagcaggtcaggcagcatccgaggagcaggagaatcgacgtttcgggcaaagacccttcaccaggaatcctGGGTGACAGAAAAGTTATGCCTCCCACCCCATTCGAGCGCCAAAAGCAAACAGAGTTGGGAGCAAACGAAAGATGTACCGAGTTGCTGCAGACTGGCATTAGGAAACCAAGGTCCAGAATCAAATACAAACAggacgaaaacagaaattgctggagaaacccagcagagataaaacagagttaacgtttcgagtccagtgagcCCTCCTTGGTTCTTAAAGATGCTGCTCGAGGTGCTGAAAacgagaaaaaaaacaaaaacagaaattgttggaaaagctcagcaggtctggcagcgtctgtggagagaaatcaagagttaaagtttgcgttctgaggaagggtcactggacccgaaacgttaactcctgATTTCAgtgcggagagaaatcaggagttaacgtttcgggtccagtgacccttcctcagaacgcaaactttaactcttgatttctctccacagacgctgccagacctgctgagcttttccaacaatttctgcttttgtttctgctgaaaacaatttctgttctttggtttattatgtttgtttgtttgagatTTCCCGCTTCCtcagtttgttttcattttactgCAATGGGAAACAAATGGAGTGTTGTGTTTGTAGTGGAATGAGGAATGGGTGAGGAATGCGACATAGTTCACTGCCTGAAATTGTTGGACTCGGTATTAACTCTGCTTGGTCTAGGGATGGTCTCCTGTTCCCAGTTCTGATGAGAAGTCGCAGATTTTGAAACGTTAACCACCCGCTCCCCGACCCCACACAGTCGCTGCCAAACGTGCGGAAATATTTCCAGCATGTTCCTCTCCAGTAACGGTGGCATTCTGTATATCTGAGGTTGGCCAAtcgctgttctctctctctctcttcgccaTTTCAAACATCAATAAGGGAGACCCAAGTGTTAAATACCCTTGAAAATACGCCAGTCTCCAAGTGGGAAACCAGTTTGAGGTCAAGTTGTTCGTGTTGGGTTCTGTGGAATAGGCGGCGTCTTATAAGAATGTCATGTCTTTGGTTACAGTCTGATGATGGATATTGCTGAACTTTTCAACAGGAAATCCGCAACGTTTCGACGAGGCAAGACAGTTACTGGAAGATCAGCAAGATGCAGTTCGTTTACGATTCGTCTGATACCGCTCACTTTAAGGACGCGGCCAATGGTGAGTTCTCCAGTGAGAATCCCGAACGGACTCGGCGCTACACCAATGCAAATCTGGCCCGAATCATTTTTCCTCCCCCTGAGGTCACGCCTTCAGATGCACGGTCTCGGCGAATCAAGCGAGACGATTTGGTTACACGTAAAATGTTCTGGTTTTGTGTTTGTGATCTCAGCTGGATCCCCGTTCTGCGTTTCCTAATACCCTACCCCCAATGAAGTTAACCAGCCTCACCATGAAATCATTCTGGAAATCATTCATGGAAATCTATATAACCCGAAATTTTTGGAAAGGGATCAAGGTTGTGACATTAATGCCGCCTTTTTCAGTTTGAAAATCTACGTTTAAGGGCGTtcgttcttttttttaaatttattcgtTCTCGCCCGTAGGCTGGGCGCATATGTAATGCTCATCTCTAACCGCCCTGCAGGAGGCGGTGGCGAGCAGCTTTCTTCAACCCTTGCAGTTCGAGGGGGATTGATAGGTGTGTACGGCCAGGGAGAAACGAATAGTTAGACTGaagtcacactgacacagtgcACGGAGAGGGCTGGAGAAGCTCGACAGGAaatgaagggagagagagagagagagggataacttggggtggcacggtggctcacagcaccaggaacccgggtacGATACTAGCCTCAGgtgtctgtgtaaagtttgcacattctcccagtgtctgcatgggtttcctcccaccgtccatagATGTTCAAGTTAGGGGGAATTGACCGTtctaaattgcccgcagtattaggtgcattagtcaggggtatatgtaggggaatgggtctgagcggattgctcttcggagggtcggtatgggcttgttgggccgaagggcctgtttcgatactgaaaggaatctaacctaatctgatTTTGAGTCCTGCGATGAATTCTGTTTCTGCTCcacggacctgctgagtttctccagcaagttctagatttgtttcagatttccggagTCTGTTTGTTTTAATGCGTCGGTGCATCTCAAGTATTGAGATTTTTCTTCGTCCTGATGTACCCTGCTGGTGTTGCCCACACTCACGGCCGAGCTGCGGTTTGATCTTGGATTGTACACCTCAGGTTGCATGCTCTCTGTCAGTTCTTTTGCAGGAGCTCTGTTGcagttttatttttggtttggTGTCTGAGCAAGGACTTTCTCTCTGCAGCCGGGAAGCACACCGCCAGTTCTCGCCGTCTGTCCCTCTTTGTGACCCCTCTGGGCAAGTCTTACAAGTGTGAGGCGCAGGAAACCATCTCTGTCATCTCCAGTGACCAGCAGAAGGTGGTGGCTA
This window encodes:
- the lamp5 gene encoding lysosome-associated membrane glycoprotein 5; this translates as METSKRHHPHLSPALHLLAFILNVLPGVCAEQETENLSGLSTDPYKDIFVVRENGTTCLMAEFAAKFNIAYDARASNYVDLITEQADISIPRGAGVRGKCGNNESELQISWLDDIYSFKLFFVKEIRNVSTRQDSYWKISKMQFVYDSSDTAHFKDAANAGKHTASSRRLSLFVTPLGKSYKCEAQETISVISSDQQKVVAILLSQIHIQPFGLKRDFIFSEASKCVVDQQEQLEETLPLILGLTLGLLIVVILSVYHIHHKLTAPSQVQIPRDRSEYKHM